AAATATCCTGGATTCCATTTGCCGACAAGGGAGATCATATGGCAGCGTATGCCGCCCTTGGATTCTCCCTATTTTTTGCATTCCTACGAATACCAGGGTCGGGAAAACCCCACAAGCGAGTTGCAGTTCCCCACTCAACGCTCCATCTCAGTTCATGGTCCGGTAGTGCTGTTCTTGTCTCCTTGGTAATCGGTACACTGCTTGGCATCATCGTGGAGCTCTTGCAGCCGATGTTTGAGCGAAGTCGTGAGTGGCTTGATTTGGCAGCAGATTTCATGGGATTGGTGGTTGGCTTGGCCATTGCCTTGTTGGTCCTGAAGGCTGTAGGTAGTTACTTTGCCACCAGACCATGGTTGTATGACCCTAATTGGAAGGACGATGTAGATGAAACTCGCGCAGAGAATCAGTGAGGAACTGCAGAAGGCAGTAGTCGAGCTTGATGAGGGGGTTCTGGAGAAAATCCGAGAAGCTCATGCCATTGAATCAGCAGCAGCTGAATCATCAGTAGGTAGCCGGTCAAGTTTGGCTGTCCTGGACGCAATACTGGATAATCTAGAACTAGCTAAGGAACAGTCACTTCCCATGTGTCAGGACACTGGGATGTTTCTTGTATTCGTGGATGTAGGTAAAAAATGCCCGATATCTCTTTCTGTGATAGAAGAAGAGATTCTGGAAGGATGTACTACTGCAGTCAAACAAGCCCATTTTCGGCGATCAGTGGTGATCGAGCCTGTGTTTGAGCGGATTAATACACAAGATAACCTTCCTCCGGTGATCTGGTGGAACCTGGTGGAGGGAAGCGGCTTGAGGATAGAGATATTGCTCAAGGGCTTTGGTAGTGAGAACTGCAGCTCGGTCAGGATGCTCAATCCTACCGGAGGAGAAGAAGCAATCATCAACGCAGTGGCAGAAATAGTGGCTGCAGCAGGAGGAAAGCCATGTCCTCCCATCTTTGTCGGTGTTGGCCTCGGTGGT
This sequence is a window from uncultured Sphaerochaeta sp.. Protein-coding genes within it:
- a CDS encoding antibiotic resistance protein VanZ: MRERIPLQMIVRVTGTILSIIVVTLILVFSFMPKESYPEISWIPFADKGDHMAAYAALGFSLFFAFLRIPGSGKPHKRVAVPHSTLHLSSWSGSAVLVSLVIGTLLGIIVELLQPMFERSREWLDLAADFMGLVVGLAIALLVLKAVGSYFATRPWLYDPNWKDDVDETRAENQ
- a CDS encoding fumarate hydratase; translation: MKLAQRISEELQKAVVELDEGVLEKIREAHAIESAAAESSVGSRSSLAVLDAILDNLELAKEQSLPMCQDTGMFLVFVDVGKKCPISLSVIEEEILEGCTTAVKQAHFRRSVVIEPVFERINTQDNLPPVIWWNLVEGSGLRIEILLKGFGSENCSSVRMLNPTGGEEAIINAVAEIVAAAGGKPCPPIFVGVGLGGSMDRAAYLSKRALLRDVRESHSEKQYAELEEKILERLQRLGIGSGGLGGMITALHVAIAYEATHIAGLPLAVSINCWADRKATIVWEGDDA